In one Balaenoptera ricei isolate mBalRic1 chromosome 20, mBalRic1.hap2, whole genome shotgun sequence genomic region, the following are encoded:
- the RAI1 gene encoding retinoic acid-induced protein 1 isoform X1: MQSFRERCGFHGKQQTYQQTSQETSRLENYRQPSQAGLSCDRQRLLTKDYYGPQPFPSYEGGTGTPAAARASKGLSSPQAPQGRPSFAGYAVQDGSPYPGRYSGEEGLQAWGAPQPPPPQPQPLPGAVGKYDENLMKKTAAPPARQYPEQGAQLPFRTHTLHVQQQLPQPPQPLAYPKLQRQKPQNDLASPLPFPPGSHFPQHSQSFPVSSTYSSPGQGGGQGAHSYKSCTAPSTQPHDRPLTANAGLAPGQRVPSLHAYQPGRLSYEPQKQQQQALQSRHHAQEALHYQNLTKYQHYGQQGPGYCQPDAAVRTPEQYYQTFSPGSSHSPARSVGRSPSYSSTPSPLMPNLENFPYSQQPLGPGAFPAGLADHSHFMPLLNPSPTDAAGSVDAQAANCKALQKDKLPESLLSDLSLHSLTALTSQVENISNTVQQLLLSKAAVPQKKGVKSLAARTPEQHKSQHCSPEGSGYSAEPAGTPLSEPLSSTPQSTHAEPPEADYLSGSEDPLERGFLYCSQARGSPARVHGGSKAKPESVSTCSVTSPDDMSTKSDDSFQSLHGGLPLDSFSKLVASERDCPRLLLSALAQEDLASEILGLQEAIGEKADKVWAEAPGLAKDTSKPPFSLENHSACLDPVAKGAWPRPGEQEALPEALQLEKGSGTKDFGPGLFEDPSVGFATPDPKKTTGPLSFGAKPTLGAAASDPATAAFDCFPDTTTASSADGANPFAWPEENLGDACPRWGLHPSELAKGLEQGGKAADSVGQEDAHEASSACLGFQEEQPSGEKAVVPRDSQQQEAAGGVQAAAGGVEAAAGGLLQCPEVGKADRWLEDSRHCCSAADFGDLPLLPPAGRKEDLEAEEYSSLCELLGSPEQRPGVQEPLSPKAPLLCGKEEVEAVLDPKAGWGSPCALSGEAVILLGPTVGTESKVQSWFESSLSHMKPGEEGPEGALAPGDPTALAPEASLTQKPNKPAVPEAPIAKKEPVPRGKSLRSRRVHRGLPEAEDSPCRAPALPKDLLLPESCTGPPQGQMEGAGAPGRGTSEGLPRMCTRSFTALSEPRTPGPPGLPTTPAPPDKLGGKQRAAFKSGKRVGKPSPKAASSPSNPAALPVASDSSPMGSKTKETDSPDAPGKDQRSMILRSRTRTQEAFHCKRRRASESRLPNCRATKKLLANNHLPATFKVAGSPQKEGRAGQRARVPKPGAGGKLSDRPLHALKRKSAFMAPVPTKKRNLVLRSGSTGGDTKEEGAEGSPTLFKRMTSPKKAKPTKGNSEPTAKPPPPETPDASLKLASRASVQGAMKTKVLPPRKGRGLKLEAIVQKITSPSLKKFACRAPGALPGNPVSPSLPEKDRGLKSAGGSPLRAEEGLLNVSTGQKFPAALGADPLCRNPTNRSLKGKLVNSKKLSSTDGFKTEAFTSPEGLLPGGTALAPKKRSRKGRVGALGLPKGSLEKRPHLGPALLLTASSMQGGSEDSSGGGGKKPKTEELGLASQPPEGRPCQPQVRAQKQPGHANYSSYSKRKRLTRGRAKNATTSPCKGRAKRRRQQQVLPLDPAEPEIRLKYISSCKRLRADSRTPAFSPFVRVEKRDAFTTVCTVVNSPGEEPKPHRKPSSSSSSSCSFSLDAAGASLATLPGGSILQPRPSLPLSSTMHLGPVVSKALSTSCLVCCLCQNPANFKDLGDLCGPYYPGHCLPKKKPKLKEKVRPEGTCEEASLPLERTLKGLECPAAAAAAATTTTGKPPRPDGPADPAKQGSLRTSARGLSRRLQSCYCCDGRGEGGEETAPADRSRKHECSKEPPAEPGGDTQEHWVHEACAVWTGGVYLVAGKLFGLQEAMKVAVDMTCSSCQEAGATIGCCHKGCIHTYHYPCASDAGKSQPEGTEGRGTQAQLLELAPLDPLASLFSCPSNSLPSRVSGLGPVLGSAGDKETHQSPATCWRSVQKHKLQSGKLHVSCHCRGVPTAGEGLRPPRAGLLSWALEKG; the protein is encoded by the exons ATGCAGTCTTTTCGAGAAAGGTGTGGTTTCCATGGCAAACAGCAGACCTACCAGCAGACCTCACAGGAGACATCTCGCCTGGAGAATTACCGGCAGCCGAGTCAGGCTGGGCTGAGCTGCGACCGGCAGCGTCTGCTGACCAAGGACTATTACGGCCCGCAGCCCTTCCCCAGCTACGAGGGCGGCACCGGCACGCCCGCCGCGGCGCGCGCCAGCAAAGGCCTGTCCTCTCCGCAGGCCCCGCAGGGGAGGCCGTCCTTCGCGGGCTACGCCGTCCAGGACGGCAGCCCCTACCCCGGCCGCTACTCGGGGGAGGAGGGCCTGCAGGCCTGGGGGGCACCGCAGCCGCCACCCCCGCAGCCGCAGCCCCTGCCAGGGGCGGTGGGCAAATATGACGAGAACCTGATGAAAAAGACAGCAGCGCCCCCCGCCCGGCAGTACCCAGAGCAGGGCGCCCAGCTGCCCTTTCGGACTCACACCCTCCACGTCCAGCAGCAGCTGCCGCAGCCCCCGCAGCCCCTGGCGTACCCCAAGCTCCAAAGGCAGAAGCCCCAGAACGACCTCGCCTcgcccctgcccttccccccgGGCAGCCACTTCCCCCagcactcccagtccttccccgTCTCCTCCACCTACTCCTCCCCCGGCCAGGGCGGCGGGCAGGGGGCCCACTCCTACAAGAGCTGCACGGCCCCGTCCACCCAGCCCCACGACAGGCCGCTGACCGCCAACGCCGGCCTGGCCCCGGGCCAGCGGGTCCCAAGCCTTCACGCCTACCAGCCTGGGCGCCTCAGCTACGAGccacagaagcagcagcagcaagccCTCCAGAGCCGCCACCACGCCCAGGAAGCCCTCCACTACCAAAACCTCACCAAGTACCAACACTACGGGCAGCAAGGCCCAGGCTACTGCCAGCCGGACGCGGCCGTCAGGACCCCGGAGCAATACTACCAGACCTTCAGCCCCGGCTCCAGCCACTCGCCCGCTCGCTCCGTGGGCCGCTCCCCTTCCTACAGCTCCACCCCGTCGCCGCTGATGCCCAACCTGGAGAACTTTCCCTACAGCCAGCAGCCGCTCGGCCCTGGAGCCTTCCCCGCCGGTCTCGCGGACCACAGCCACTTCATGCCCCTGCTCAACCCCTCCCCGACGGACGCCGCCGGCTCCGTGGACGCCCAGGCCGCCAACTGCAAGGCCCTGCAGAAGGACAAGCTTCCCGAGAGCCTGCTGTCGGACCTCAGCCTGCACAGCCTCACGGCGCTGACCTCGCAGGTGGAGAACATCTCCAACACCGTGCAGCAGCTGCTGCTCTCCAAGGCGGCCGTGCCCCAGAAGAAGGGCGTCAAGAGCCTGGCGGCCCGGACCCCAGAGCAGCACAAAAGCCAGCACTGCAGCCCCGAGGGCAGTGGCTACTCAGCCGAGCCGGCAGGCACGCCGCTGTCGGAGCCGCTGAGCAGCACACCCCAGTCCACGCACGCCGAGCCGCCCGAGGCCGACTACCTGAGCGGCTCCGAGGACCCGCTGGAGCGCGGCTTCCTCTACTGCAGCCAGGCCCGCGGCAGCCCCGCCAGGGTCCACGGCGGCTCCAAGGCCAAGCCCGAGTCCGTGTCCACCTGCTCCGTGACTTCACCCGACGACATGTCTACCAAGTCCGACGACTCCTTCCAGAGCCTGCACGGCGGCCTGCCGCTGGACAGCTTCTCCAAGCTCGTGGCCAGCGAGCGGGACTGCCCGCGTCTGCTGCTGAGCGCCCTGGCGCAGGAGGACCTGGCCTCCGAGATCCTGGGGCTGCAGGAGGCCATCGGCGAGAAGGCCGACAAGGTCTGGGCCGAGGCGCCCGGCCTGGCCAAGGACACCAGCAAGCCACCCTTCTCGCTGGAGAACCACAGCGCCTGCTTGGACCCCGTGGCCAAGGGTGCGTGGCCACGGCCGGGGGAGCAGGAGGCCCTGCCCGAGGCCCTGCAGCTGGAAAAGGGCAGCGGCACCAAGGACTTTGGCCCGGGGCTGTTCGAAGATCCCTCCGTGGGCTTCGCCACCCCTGACCCCAAGAAGACAACTGGTCCCCTCTCCTTTGGCGCCAAGCCCACCCTGGGGGCCGCCGCCTCGGACCCCGCCACGGCAGCTTTCGACTGCTTCCCAGACACGACCACCGCCAGCTCGGCGGACGGCGCCAACCCCTTCGCCTGGCCCGAGGAGAACCTGGGGGACGCCTGTCCCCGGTGGGGGCTGCACCCCAGCGAGCTCGCCAAGGGTCTGGAGCAGGGCGGGAAGGCCGCCGACAGCGTCGGCCAGGAGGACGCCCACGAGGCTTCTTCGGCCTGCCTGGGCTTCCAGGAGGAGCAGCCCTCGGGGGAGAAGGCCGTGGTGCCCCGGGACTCCCAGCAGCAGGAGGCGGCGGGCGGGGTGcaggcggcggcgggcggggtggaggcggcggcgggcgggctgCTGCAGTGTCCCGAGGTGGGCAAGGCCGACCGGTGGCTGGAGGACAGCCGGCACTGCTGCTCCGCCGCCGACTTCGGGGACCTCCCGCTGCTGCCGCCCGCCGGCAGGAAGGAGGACTTGGAGGCGGAGGAGTACTCGTCTCTGTGCGAGCTCCTGGGCAGCCCCGAGCAGAGGCCGGGCGTGCAGGAGCCACTGTCGCCCAAGGCCCCGCTGCTGTGTGgcaaggaggaggtggaggcgGTGCTGGACCCCAAGGCCGGCTGGGGCTCCCCATGCGCCCTCTCTGGCGAGGCCGTCATCCTGCTGGGCCCCACCGTGGGCACCGAGTCCAAGGTCCAGAGCTGGTTCGAGTCCTCCCTCTCCCACATGAAGCCAGGGGAGGAGGGGCCCGAGGGGGCGCTGGCTCCGGGGGATCCCACCGCCCTGGCACCGGAAGCCTCCCTGACCCAGAAGCCGAACAAGCCCGCTGTGCCCGAGGCGCCCATCGCCAAGAAGGAGCCTGTGCCTCGCGGCAAAAGCTTACGGAGCCGGCGGGTGCACCGGGGGCTGCCCGAGGCCGAGGACTCCCCGTGCAGGGCCCCGGCGCTGCCCAAAGACCTGCTGCTCCCTGAGTCGTGCACGGGGCCCCCCCAGGGACAGATGGAAGGGGCGGGGGCCCCAGGCAGGGGGACCTCGGAAGGGCTCCCCAGGATGTGCACCCGCTCCTTCACGGCCCTGAGTGAGCCCCGCACGCCCGGACCCCCGGGCCtgcccaccacccctgcccccccagACAAGCTGGGAGGCAAGCAGCGAGCTGCCTTCAAGTCGGGCAAGCGGGTGGGGAAGCCCTCCCCCAAGGCCGCATCCAGCCCCAGCAACCCGGCCGCCCTGCCCGTGGCCTCCGACAGTAGCCCCATGGGCTCCAAGACCAAGGAGACAGACTCGCCGGATGCACCAGGCAAAGACCAGCGCTCCATGATCCTCCGGTCCCGCACCAGGACCCAGGAGGCCTTCCACTGCAAGCGGCGGCGGGCCTCGGAGAGCCGGCTCCCCAACTGCCGCGCCACCAAGAAGCTCCTCGCCAACAACCACCTGCCCGCCACGTTCAAGGTCGCCGGTAGCCCCCAGAAGGAGGGCAGGGCGGGCCAACGGGCGAGGGTCCCCAAGCCTGGTGCAGGCGGCAAGCTCTCCGATCGGCCCCTCCACGCCCTCAAGAGGAAGTCGGCCTTCATGGCACCTGTCCCCACCAAGAAGCGCAACCTGGTCTTACGCAGCGGCAGCACCGGCGGGGACACGAAGGAGGAGGGGGCCGAGGGCTCTCCCACCCTCTTCAAGAGGATGACGTCTCCCAAGAAGGCCAAGCCCACCAAGGGCAACAGTGAGCCCACGGCAAAGCCGCCGCCCCCGGAGACCCCTGACGCCAGCCTGAAGCTGGCCTCACGGGCGTCCGTCCAGGGGGCCATGAAGACCAAGGTGCTGCCCCCCCGGAAAGGCCGGGGCCTGAAGCTGGAGGCCATCGTGCAGAAGATCACCTCACCCAGCCTGAAAAAGTTCGCGTGCAGAGCACCAGGGGCCCTTCCCGGGAATCCTGTGAGCCCATCCCTCCCTGAGAAGGACCGTGGGCTCAAGAGCGCAGGGGGCAGCCCGCTGCGGGCAGAAGAAGGTCTCTTAAACGTGAGCACTGGGCAGAAGTTCCCAGCAGCTTTGGGGGCTGATCCGTTATGCAGAAATCCAACCAACAGATCCTTAAAAGGCAAACTCGTGAACAGTAAGAAACTGTCCTCGACCGACGGTTTCAAAACTGAGGCCTTCACGTCCCCAGAGGGCCTACTGCCTGGGGGCACTGCCCTGGCACCTAAGAAGAGAAGCCGGAAAGGCAGGGTTGGAGCCCTCGGACTCCCCAAAGGCTCCCTGGAGAAGAGGCCTCATCTCGGCCCAGCTCTGCTCCTGACGGCCAGCAGCATGCAGGGGGGCAGCGAGGACAGCTCTGGCGGAGGCGGCAAGAAGCCAAAGACGGAGGAGCTGGGGCTGGCCTCCCAGCCCCCTGAGGGCCGGCCCTGCCAGCCCCAGGTGAGGGCACAGAAGCAGCCTGGCCACGCCAACTACAGCAGCTATTCCAAGCGGAAGCGCCTGACGCGGGGCCGGGCCAAGAACGCCACCACCTCACCCTGTAAGGGGCGTGCcaagcggcggcggcagcagcaggtgCTGCCCCTGGATCCCGCAGAGCCTGAAATCCGCCTCAAATACATTTCCTCCTGCAAGCGGCTGCGAGCAGACAGCCGCACCCCCGCCTTCTCGCCCTTCGTGCGGGTGGAGAAGCGGGATGCGTTCACCACTGTATGCACTGTTGTCAACTCCCCCGGAGAGGAGCCCAAGCCCCACAGGaagccttcctcctcctcttcatcctctTGCTCCTTCTCCTTGGACGCGGCCGGGGCCTCCCTAGCCACGCTCCCTGGAGGCTCCATCCTGCAGCCTcggccctccctgcccctctcctccacCATGCATCTGGGGCCCGTGGTCTCCAAGGCCCTGAGTACCTCTTGCCTTGTTTGCTGCCTCTGCCAAAACCCGGCCAACTTCAAGGACCTCGGGGACCTCTGTGGGCCCTACTACCCCGGACACTGCCTCCCCAAAAAGAAGCCAAAACTCAAGGAGAAGGTGCGGCCAGAGGGCACCTGCGAGGAGGCCTCGCTGCCTCTTGAGAGGACACTCAAAGGCCTCGAGTGCccagctgccgccgccgccgccgccaccaccaccaccgggAAGCCCCCCAGGCCTGACGGCCCAGCCGATCCGGCCAAGCAGGGCTCCCTGCGCACCAGCGCCCGGGGCCTGTCCCGGCGGCTGCAGAGTTGCTACTGCTGTGACGGTCGGGGGGAAGGTGGTGAAGAGACAGCCCCAGCTGACAGGAGCCGCAAGCACGAGTGCAGCAAGGAGCCGCCGGCAGAGCCTGGCGGGGACACGCAGGAGCACTGGGTGCACGAGGCCTGTGCCGTGTGGACGGGCGGGGTCTACCTGGTGGCCGGGAAGCTCTTTGGGCTGCAGGAGGCCATGAAGGTGGCCGTGGACATG ACTTGTTCCAGCTGCCAAGAAGCCGGGGCCACCATCGGGTGCTGCCACAAAGGATGCATCCACACCTACCATTACCCGTGTGCCAGCGATGCGGGTAAGAGCCAGCCCGAGGGGACTGAAGGTCGGGGGACGCAGGCACAGCTCCTTGAACTGGCCCCACTTGACCCACTGGCTTCCCTCTTCTCCTGCCCCAGCAATTCTTTACCTTCTCGTGTCTCTGGgctgggccctgtgctgggcagtgCTGGTGACAAGGAGACACATCAGTCCCCAGCCACCTGCTGGAGGAGTGTCCAGAAGCACAAACTACAAAGTGGAAAGCTGCATGTGAGCTGCCATTGCCGAGGGGTGCCTACAGCTGGGGAGGGTCTCAGGCCTCCAAGAGCAGGGCTACTGAGCTGGGCCTTGGAAAAAGGCTGA